A genomic region of Plasmodium malariae genome assembly, chromosome: 14 contains the following coding sequences:
- the PmUG01_14074200 gene encoding 3-hydroxyisobutyryl-coenzyme A hydrolase, putative — protein sequence MPKIGSPHLHMNESKLGKVLFDYMTKFERSNFLFFRTYFFLINNKSNQQKKNSNFIFYEKKYIGIFDKVNNFCTDGQRNKENLFEKMEENKNNNLYLIDNNILNDKTKYPNFSTYVKSECTTDRKNEKENINKEQKNDNEKRVENNFRDIIDLELSDVWSKKSLVVNFKNNIFEIILNRPEKLNAINKDMINGLLNIIKNLNNDKRCYMIVIRSTNTNCFSSGSDVKDIVQNKEKGIQHLKQLYMYINYLSTMKKSVLCIWNGIVMGGGLGISMYAKYRVINKNAIFAMPESKIGFFPDIGCCYFFKKYFGRNIGLYLGLTSLRLNELDLVNFKICNNYVEDVDLFLTEIYSIKKENQSDFDAELSNILNKYPTKIGRTASTPVLTEDLISNINKYYSSANSLEELIDNLKKGLKGEHNNSSSSQFCQKVLSDISANCYFSCKLWFSYFLYNYDKSLEEVLDNDFKLSQYFLFHTKTFEKGVTELLVKKNKNFQWKTDPENEGTQLEENIEHILKDSSMLSIKEEFIQNINCTGDNEIN from the coding sequence ATGCCGAAAATAGGTTCACCACATCTTCATATGAACGAGTCCAAGCTGGGAAAGGTTTTATTTGATTATATGACAAAATTTGAAAGGAGtaatttcctcttttttcgtacatatttttttttgataaataatAAGAGTAATCAGCAGAAGAAGAAcagtaattttatattttatgaaaagaaatatataggCATTTTTGACAAAGTCAACAACTTCTGTACAGATGGacaaagaaataaagaaaacctttttgaaaaaatggaagagaacaaaaataacaacctttatttaattgataataatatattaaacgaTAAAACAAAGTACCCTAATTTTTCTACGTATGTAAAAAGTGAATGTACCACTGACaggaaaaacgaaaaagaaaacataaataaagaacAAAAGAATGATAATGAGAAAAGggtagaaaataattttagagACATTATAGATTTAGAATTATCAGATGTATGGTCCAAGAAATCGTTAGtagtaaattttaaaaataacatatttgaaataatattaaataggCCTGAAAAGTTGAATGCCATAAATAAAGACATGATTAATGGATTgctaaatataataaaaaatttaaataatgataaaagatGCTATATGATTGTGATTAGAAGTACGAATACAAACTGTTTTTCCTCTGGTTCGGATGTAAAGGATATAGTtcaaaataaggaaaaaggaatacAACATTTAAAACAactttatatgtatattaattatttatcaacaatgaaaaaaagtgtTTTGTGTATATGGAATGGTATTGTTATGGGTGGAGGGTTAGGAATTTCCATGTACGCGAAATATAGagttattaataaaaatgcaatATTTGCAATGCCAGAAAGTAAAATAGGTTTTTTTCCTGATATAGGatgttgttatttttttaaaaaatattttggtAGAAATATTGGTTTGTATTTAGGATTAACATCATTAAGACTGAATGAATTAGATTTAgtgaattttaaaatatgtaacaaCTATGTGGAAGATGTAGATTTGTTTTTAACTgaaatatatagtattaaaaaggaaaatcaAAGTGATTTCGATGCAGAgttaagtaatatattaaataaatatccTACCAAAATTGGTAGGACTGCTAGTACCCCTGTGCTAACCGAAGACCTAATTAGCAACatcaataaatattatagcTCCGCGAATAGTTTAGAAGAATTAATAGATAATTTAAAGAAAGGACTCAAGGGCgaacataataatagtagcagCAGTCAATTTTGTCAGAAGGTTTTGTCCGATATAAGTGCAAATTGTTATTTCAGCTGTAAATTATggttttcatattttttatataattatgataaatCGTTAGAAGAAGTACTAGATAACGATTTTAAACTTTCACAATATTTCTTATTCCATACAAAAACATTTGAAAAGGGAGTAACAGAATtacttgtaaaaaaaaacaaaaattttcaatGGAAAACAGATCCCGAAAATGAAGGGACACAATTAGAGGAAAATAttgaacatatattaaaGGATAGCTCTATGTTATCCATAAAAGAAGAGTtcatacaaaatataaattgcACCGGGgacaatgaaataaattaa
- the PFS2 gene encoding polyadenylation factor subunit 2, putative encodes MFNDDQNTNNYYQSKLGIDRPAVDFSSSVCNFLKNDIYKRQFERKLYVNHPIYFRRIKPLFCYSNMIDRYDGVLTHLAYSCLNKSKGMIVSLKWFNDGKRLLTGTQLSELAIWNGCYFNFEDMKRIPIGGGAVSCLEWSKNDNLFAGNSLGQIVILSSALNLLDNYAFEGLTKSVLDISLSCCNTKLAGCADTCNPIIWDIKTRKIIKNLKCKNIDTNNTSCLAWNPINDIVASGNRTQTISLWDIRINKPITSINAHKANVNKVKWNYNGLYLLSCSKDSLIKLWDIRNFKLLYSYKNDQIYGSTTTVTTSGGRFNLNYEPTYIAWNPIQNHIFVSSDNKGNIKFYSTNDNKCIQTIASAHGIDKPCSISLLDWNPLGHLLTSFGDDKLLKFWSASSCDSIIAKEIDAKPLISLNNSGSFPNSRYINDQSILDVSSNQSIFDSEEESYKPCKMNNNYYKKVSTRGKRKKKKKQ; translated from the exons atgtttaatgATGAtcaaaatacaaataattacTATCAATCGAAGCTAGGGATAGATAGACCTGCCGTTGATTTTAGTTCATCAG tttgcaattttttgaaaaatgatatatacaaGAGACAGTTCGAAAGGAAGCTGTATGTCAATCACCCAATTTACTTTAGAAGAATAAAAccattattttgttatagtAATATGATTGATAGATATGATGGTGTACTAACACATTTGGCATATTcttgtttaaataaaagtaaaggGATGATTGTAAGTTTGAAATGGTTTAATGATGGTAAGAGATTATTAACAGGAACACAATTAAGTGAGCTAGCCATATGGAATGGATGTTATTTTAACTTTGAAGATATGAAAAGAATACCAATAGGTGGTGGTGCAGTATCTTGTTTAGAATGGtctaaaaatgataatttatttgCAGGAAATTCATTAGGTcaaattgttattttatcttctgctttaaatttattagatAATTATGCATTTGAAGGATTAACAAAAAGTGTATTAGACATAAGTTTATCCTGTTGTAATACGAAATTAGCTGGATGTGCTGATACTTGCAATCCTATTATTTGGGatataaaaacaagaaaaattataaaaaatttaaaatgtaaaaatatagatactAATAATACTAGTTGCTTAGCATGGAATCCTATTAATGATATCGTAGCTAGTGGTAATAGAACACAGACCATATCTCTTTGGGAtataagaattaataaaCCTATTACATCTATTAATGCACATAAAGCAAATGTAAATAAGGTCAAATGGAATTATAATGGCTTATATTTACTAAGCTGTAGTAAAGATAGTTTAATCAAATTATGGGATATTAGAaactttaaattattatattcttataaaaatgatcAAATTTATGGCAGTACTACTACTGTAACTACTAGTGGTGGTAGATTTAACCTAAATTATGAACCTACCTATATTGCATGGAATCCCATTCaaaatcatatttttgtaaGTTCGGACAATAAgggaaatattaaattttatagcacaaatgataataaatgtattcaAACCATTGCTTCAGCTCATGGTATTGATAAACCTTGTTCTATATCCCTATTAGACTGGAATCCTTTAGGGCATTTACTTACCTCATTTGGAGATGATAAATTATTGAAATTCTGGTCTGCATCTAGTTGTGATTCTATTATTGCGAAAGAAATAGATGCAAAACCTTTAATAAGCCTTAATAATAGTGGATCTTTTCCTAATTCTAGATATATCAATGATCAAAGTATATTAGATGTTAGCAGTAATCAATCTATTTTTGACTCAGAAGAAGAGAGTTACAAACCTTGTAAAATGAACAACAACTACTACAAAAAGGTTAGCACAAggggaaaaaggaaaaaaaaaaaaaaacaataa
- the VPS16 gene encoding vacuolar protein sorting-associated protein 16, putative yields the protein MNTNEWNNIDNTYYGKQKLSNMLWSNEDVLKDSLTCSGYLGLIAVLRNKDKFDVYKKEDNLKIYTNIGRVISSCRLNSDGLICFGWNKNNDLVLLFKDNIVRVYSCFCEKIFVFSLDENIKNEGILYGSICEEGIIIITERLNIYVNYYFSGNNCFRYPAVDLKGKPNCVCTVEEDKLSDELNIEHNYFDTRVNNDLLRMNIKNYITNAFENKKENVNEMVNNKNVVLTEGKENYNIQMEDDRIKRRTNRELIKTSSYDVKRTEVDNTTSNSNRVSYRGKKEKELNIHLIIALCSGGFVLVNKHRFKYYDVYDNNNDNNNNNNYNINNNTSNNDKCNHAYINMCISKSGTILAFLSDNGIIRIYLTNNLNNCIEESVLDSKKSIKQIVWCGDDCLAVYTPMITPSNYIQHMLFIGGPKNQWIPYQYRHDLYLIGDIYGVKIVSKENCEYISRIRKSTFNIFSIGSCTPSAMLYYSYEKYRNGNICLEDEIRAFNNNLNIAIEECLNAATHEYNESIIKLLLQTSLFGKNFMKVNYDCKKFLLTCLYLRICMNVRKPPLDIFITASELQYITIPTFVLYIAKRKEYFLAYRICEYAGIRSDNILIEWCKEKIEKSIELTDEQLCRAITDKIGNKKNIDYSYIAFVAAKCLRPQLATIIIQYEENRKKQIDMLLKLANYSLSIEKAILSKDMELVYLCIINILNQEKINANGEKELSVLIDVFNKNVHASDCFYVYCKKTKQYNLLKEFYEKNGQHSKAAFVTLDLALSKKNLDQKKTWLAYSAGFLTTDQMNSHIKFVHTSIMNNIDLLNYQKELEMKYNKKSAIGYPHKIQGLSLMETVNYVISVGEFLDADHLFKKFKISEPKYWRCKIYALAKNKYFDELYNFANYRVSPIGMDYFIECCYEFGSVPLTIKLIQKIKDINLQYKWFTKLNMHEEAESVLEEIKAQKMTTTSLFQTITDAISNMR from the coding sequence ATGAACACAAACGAATGGAACAACATCGACAACACGTATTATGGGAAGCAAAAGCTGAGTAATATGCTATGGAGCAACGAGGATGTATTAAAAGATAGTCTTACTTGTTCAGGTTATTTGGGATTAATAGCAGTTCTAAGAAATAAAGACAAATTTGATGTTTACAAAAAGGaggataatttaaaaatttatacgaACATTGGTAGAGTAATATCTAGTTGTAGATTAAATTCGGATGGGTTAATATGTTTTGgatggaataaaaataatgatttagttttattatttaaagataATATAGTAAGAGTATATTCTTGTTTttgtgaaaaaatatttgttttttccctagatgaaaatataaaaaatgagggTATATTATATGGTAGTATATGTGAAGAgggaattataataattacggaaaggttaaatatatatgttaattattattttagtgGAAATAATTGTTTTAGATATCCAGCTGTTGACCTGAAGGGAAAACCGAATTGTGTTTGTACAGTTGAAGAAGATAAATTAAGTGATGAACTAAACATTGAGCATAACTATTTTGATACAAGAGTAAACAATGATTTGTTAAGgatgaatattaaaaattatataactaatgcttttgaaaataaaaaagaaaatgttaaTGAAATggttaataataaaaacgtTGTGCTTACTGAAGGAAAAGAGAACTATAACATACAAATGGAGGACGatagaataaaaagaagaacaaacagagaattaataaaaacgtCCTCATACGATGTAAAAAGAACAGAGGTTGATAACACTACCTCTAACAGTAATAGAGTCAGTTATAggggaaaaaaggaaaaggagtTAAATATACATCTAATAATAGCACTGTGTAGTGGTGGCTTTGTATTAGTAAATAAGCACcgttttaaatattatgatgtgtatgataataataatgataataataataataataattataatattaataataacactAGTAATAATGACAAATGTAatcatgcatatataaatatgtgtatatcaAAGTCAGGAACCATTTTAGCATTTTTATCCGATAATGgaataataagaatttatttaacgaataatttaaataactGCATTGAAGAATCTGTTTTAGatagtaaaaaaagtattaagcAGATTGTGTGGTGTGGTGATGATTGTTTAGCTGTGTATACACCTATGATTACTCCTTCGAATTATATACAGCATATGCTATTTATTGGGGGTCCTAAAAACCAGTGGATTCCTTATCAGTACAGGCATGATTTATATCTAATTGGAGATATATATGGTGTGAAAATTGTAAGTAAGGAAAATTGTGAATATATTAGTCGAATTAGAAAATCAACCTTTAACATATTTAGTATAGGTAGTTGTACACCCTCTGCTATgctttattattcatatgaaaaatatagaaatggAAATATATGCCTCGAAGATGAAATCAGAGCAtttaacaataatttaaatatagcTATCGAAGAATGTTTAAATGCAGCTACCCATGAATATAATGAAAGTATCATAAAACTATTACTTCAAACATCtctttttggaaaaaattttatgaaagtTAATTATGATTgtaaaaagtttttattaacttgtttatatttaagaatttGTATGAATGTTAGGAAACCACCACTAGACATTTTCATCACAGCTTCGGAACTTCAGTACATTACTATACCTACTTTTGTCCTATATATAGCTAAAcgaaaagaatattttttagcaTATAGAATTTGTGAATATGCAGGAATTAGATcagataatattttaattgaatGGTGTAAAgagaaaattgaaaaatcCATTGAACTAACTGATGAACAGTTATGTAGAGCTATAACAGATAAGataggaaataaaaaaaatatcgaCTATTCGTACATAGCTTTTGTTGCAGCAAAATGTTTAAGACCTCAGCTAGCCACTATCATAATTCAATATGAagaaaacagaaaaaaacaaatagacATGTTACTAAAATTAGCCAATTATAGTTTATCAATAGAAAAAGCAATTCTTTCCAAAGATATGGAACTggtatatttgtgtattatcaatattttaaatcaagaaaaaataaatgcaaatgGTGAGAAAGAATTATCTGTATTGATAGATGTTTTTAACAAGAATGTTCATGCTTCTGACTGCTTTTATgtttattgtaaaaaaacaaaacagtaTAATTTACTTAAAGAATTTTACGAAAAGAATGGGCAACATTCGAAAGCAGCTTTTGTCACATTAGATTTAGCtctatcaaaaaaaaatttggatcaaaaaaaaacatggtTAGCTTATTCAGCAGGATTTCTAACAACAGACCAAATGAATAGTCATATAAAGTTTGTTCACACATctataatgaataatatagaTTTACTGAATTATCAAAAAGAGTTAGagatgaaatataataaaaaatctgCCATAGGATATCCTCACAAAATTCAAGGCTTATCTTTAATGGAGACAGTAAACTATGTCATATCAGTCGGTGAATTTTTGGATGCGgatcatttatttaaaaagtttaaaatttCAGAACCGAAATACTGGagatgtaaaatatatgcactagcaaaaaataagtattttGATGAACTGTATAATTTTGCAAATTATAGAGTATCACCAATTGGTATGGATTACTTTATTGAATGCTGCTATGAATTTGGTTCAGTTCCTTTAACCattaaattaattcaaaaaattaaggatATAAATTTACAGTATAAATGGTTTACTAAATTAAACATGCATGAAGAAGCAGAGAGTGTGCTAGAAGAAATTAAAGCACAAAAAATGACAACAACTTCGTTATTCCAGACGATTACGGATGCTATATCAAATATGAGGTAG